The Flavobacterium faecale genomic sequence TTGTCATTTGTAGCAAACAGGCCAGTGTCAAATTTTGGGTCATTTTCCAATGTTGCCGAATACGCATGATAAGACGAATATAAGTATCCGTATTTTTTAGTTAAATCTACCGCTTCTTTCAAACCAGCAACACCTCCTAAATTCTCATTAATTGGCCAGCAATTTGGCACAAAATTAGAAAAAACACCCCACGCATGGAAAAATGCATTATCAACTTTTAATTCATCATGAGTTGTTTTAATCATATCAGACAATTCTTTGAAGGTAAATGTCATGCCTGGCATCTCTACATAATGAGGGTAACCACCGTACACACCCATATATACAGCACCAGCTAACTTTTTAACATCTGGATCTCTCTTTGCTTTATCCTCCAATGAAACAAAAAAGCCTCTCTTAACAGCTTCTTTTCTATAGACTTTTGCCATATCTACATAATTTCCATTAGGAATAAATTGATAACTCATTAGCTTAAGCTGATCTTCCTTTTTTAAATTCCAAATTGGCTCCAAGTAGGCAATTCGTTTGTTTGGTGACATCTTCCCTTCAGAGTTGTACAAGTATTGTCCATTATTGTTGATATTATAAAACATCTTAGGTCTTGAAGCTTCGTCAACTATACCAATTACAGCCGATTTTTCATTATAAGTTCCCCACCATGGCATTGATAAACCTGAGGCATTGAACAAATCTAGTGTTCCTGTAGATTTTGCAGTATAGGTAGCATCATCCCACATACAAAAAGAACCACCATTCATTGGGAAAATGTAGGACGGGCAGATAACTCCTTGCTTTTGAGGAATGACCGCCGCTCCTTTATCAACATCTGTCTCTAAGCTAAAAGCTCTTGTCGGATATCTTAGATCTGATAATTTGTATTTTCCTCCTTTATATGAAACCACTTCAATATCTAGTTTTGACATCGTTGGGTCCAAACGCAATTCAGTATCAATACTAATTCCTTCAAGTGTTTGACCTTCAAAGACAGGGTCTACAAACGAAATAGCTACAACATCCTTCGATTTCCTTTGCAACTTAATTGTTTTACTTTTCGAAATATTCAAAGTCTCCGATTTGCCATTCACGGTAACTCCCAAAATACCTGCCGCTTGTTCCCATGGATCTGGATTCCATTGTTGACCCGATATTTTTTCTAATACAGTAAAACAGCCATTTTTTTGGTCAACGGTAACTTTCAGATATTTATTTTCCAAAACGATTGATGATTCATCTCCTTTGCTAGTTACCCCTTTTTGCACGCCCGAAAAACTCGAAAACAGTACAATGCAACAAAACGCACCTAGTGCTTTCATCCCCAATATTCGGTTATTTATCTTTCTCATATTTTGATTTTTTTTAAACAAATAAAAATACACCTTATCAAACACTTTTACATTAGTATTTTTACCTTCTTATTCCTCATTTTTATCCCATCACTAAAACCTTTGGTATAAAAAAAGGCAGCAATAAATTTACATTTACTACTGCCTTCCACAAATAAACACTACTTTATTTTATTGATACATTTATTTAGCAGGTTTTAAACAGCTACTTCCTTTTAAGGTACTGCTTGCCGCTTGAAAAGTTATTTTCCCTCTTTTAGTCCCAATTCTTACCAAAGCTGTTGCAATTCCTGCTTCTGCTGTTATAGGGCCAACGTTCATAACTTCAGCATCTCCTTTTATTGAAAAATCTATTTTTTTATCGAAAGCAGGAACCACTGTTCCGTTTTTGTCTACGGCCGCTATGTAAACAAAAATAACATCGTTTACATTTGACTGTGGTTTTTTACCACTTTCGTCAAACCAAATCTTTAATTTATGAGGCGCTTCTGGTGTTTTGACAGACACTTTTTTTACTTCCTTTCCATCAATATAACCTACAGCCTTCAACTCACCTGCTTGAAAAGAAGGGATTTTAAATGTAAAAGGCGCATGGCTAATTTTTGTTGTGTTTTTATCAACATCCGGTTTTTGAGAAGCAACACTTTTTCCGTTCAAGAATAATTCGACTTGATCGCAGTTGCTAAAAACCTTTACATCCAAATTCGAATCGGCATTCCAATAACTAGCAATTTTCAGTACTACTACTTCTTTTGGACTTTTTTGACTAGCATAAAAATCATATCCAAATTTTGGCAACCTAAAAATATCCATGATTCCCGAAGACTCTATTTCGTCATGATAGCCACGGTTGTAATCATACATTACCCAGTATCCATCGCCCATCACGCCCGTTGCAAGATTGTCATTATGAGATTCCTGCAAATTATAAGCTTGCTGTACCAATGCTTTTTCACCTTCGGCTCTTAAATGGCGACTGCTTTTTTCAAGGCGTAAACCTTTAGGCATCTTATCTTGATTCAATCCACCATTAGAGGAATAATATTCCCAATCTCCATATTCGGATACAAAGTAAGGCTTGTCCGCATGGTTTTCGTTTCCATGAATAATTCTGTGTTGTCTTGACTGAAAATAGATATCGTATACTTCTGGCATCCATCCTGATGAAAATGCTTGACTTCCTGGATATTCTTCATGGACTCTTTTATTCAATTCTTCCATAAAAAAGATTGGCATTTTAGTTTCGTTCAATGAAACTTCCCAAGAAACAACCGATGGATGGTTGCGGTCTCTACGAATTAAATCTGTAGCGGCATTGTAGCAAAAATTTCTAAAAGCATCTGTATCTGCATAATATTGCCATCCTAGAATAGCATCAACAACAAAAATTCCTAACTCATCACAAGCGGCTAAAAAAGCGGGTGATTGTGGGTAGTGAGACAAACGAATACAGTTAAAACCAGCCTCTTTAATCTTTTTTGCATCACGGTATTGTGCGTTATCCGAAAGTGCATAACCAATAAATGGATACTCCTGATGACGGTTTACCCCTCTCAAAAACATTTTTTCTCCATTTACATACAATTGATTGTCTTTAAATTGTAAAGAACGAATTCCGAAAGTAGTCATTTCTAGATCTTTCAACTTTCCGTCTACTACAACCTTCGTTTCTAACTGGTATAAATTAGGATCCGTTGGAGACCATAATTTCGCGTTGTTAATACGAATCAAAGCATTCAGCTCAACCGATTTTGTGGCTGCTAAGCCGTTTGAAATTGTTTTATTTTCTGCTACTTTCTTTCCTTTAAGATAAATGGTTTGCACACACTCGATATCTTGCGATGTACTAGTTTCATTTACTATATCTGTTTTAATAGCAACCTCACTTTCGTCAGTTGCAACTTTTGGAAAGGTTACAAAAACACCACCTCCAGCTTTTTTATTTGCCAACATTGGATTCGAAATATAAATTCTATCCTTGTAGCTAATCCATGCATCACGGTACAAACCACCGTACATATTAAAGTCTAATATCTTCAAAGGTTTCGGACCTGAAACTGGATTGTCTGTATTGTCTAATTTTACTGCAATAGTATTACTTTGTCCTATTTTGACAAAATCTGTAGCATCAATAACCACAGGCATATAGCCCCCAAGATGATCTGCAGCCAATTTGCCATTGATCCAAACTTGGGCTCGATTCATAGCGCCTTCTAGCTCAATAAATACCTTTTTATTTTTATTAGCAGAAGCTATTTCAAATTCTTTTCGGTACCAACATATGCCTTGCCATTGGTCATTTACGACCAAGGGTTCAATATTTGCCGTGTGCGGTAAACTTACCTCCAGCCATTTTGAGTCATCAAACTCAGTTTTGCTTAAAGCTTCGTCTGAACTTGTAGCAGCATTGATTTTTGAAAATTTCCAATCGTGATTAAAATTCAATTTTACTGATGGTGATTTTTGTCCTGTGATGATACTAGAGAGTAGCACCGCACAGGTAAACATCAAATTTTTAAATTTATTCATCTGATTTTTTAGTTTGTTTATTTTTTTTGTTTGCTGCTTTGTATTCTTGACCCATTTTATGAAAACCTATTTCAACTCCATCTAGCATTTGTTGGTATTGCTCCGGTTTTTCTTTTTTTACCCATTCCAAAACTTGGACTGCATCTGCAATTTCTGGCTCGTAAACATCACTTACAGGTTTCATTTTTTTGTCAAACCGTAGCGTCTTTTTGCGTAATTTTGTTAAAATAGAAGAATATTTTGTATCCATAGCGAGATTATGTAATTCCTCAGGATCTTTCTCTAAATTATACAATTCCTCGACAGGCTTTTTAGGAGCAAAAAACAATTTCTGAGCTTCATTCAACTTCCCTTCTTCATTCAATCGTCGCATTACATGTATAGCAGGCCTGTAAAATTCAAGGTATGCTTGGTGTGCATCATACGGAATCTCTGGTTTATCATTTCGAATATACTTCCATTTATCCGAAGTTATCGCTCTAGATTTCTCTAAGATTTCGTCCCATAAATCACGTGCAGCATAAACATAATCATTTTTAAATCCTTTTTTCAAGATAGATTTTCCTGTCATAAACGATGGTACTTTTACTCCTGCCAAATCCAAAATGGTAGCCGTAATATCTACCGCCGAAACAATCTCTTTACTCACATGTGGACCTGCATAATTTTTAGGATAATGCATAATAAACGGTATATGCAACCCTGGATCTTCAAGATATCCTTTACCTTTAATATTACATCTACCATTGTCACCAATAAAAATAACGATGGTGTTATCTGCTAATCCTTTATCTTCCAATTCTTTGAAGATCATTCCAACTTCATTGTCCAAAAATTCAATTTGATCCAAATATTTAGCCCAATCCAATCGTATTGCTGGATCATCTGCTAAATACGATGGCAATTTCACTTTGGCTGGATCAACAGGATGCTTTGATTTTGCTCTTACTTCGTTCCACCAATCACCTCTATGACTAGCAACCAACTGTATTTGAGCAAAAAATGGTTTATCATCATTTACAATTGTATCGTATTTATCAAATAAACCAAACTGTGTTTTACCATCCCAAGGACCTATTTGCTCTGACTTAAAATTGACATCCGTTTTACGACCTAGTCCCATCACAGATTGATTTCCTAAAATTGTTGTGTAACCCGCATCTCTAAGCAAAGCAGTAAAAGGTTTAAACTTTGAATCCAAAGGTACTTCTCTATTACTACGGTGATGTTGTGCATTAATTTTTAACTGATGCGTACCAACCATCATTGCAGAACGACTTGGAGAACAGATAGGATTAGTTACAAAACAATTATCATAACGTATTCCTTCTGCGGCCATCTTATTCAAATTTGGCGTTTTTACAGCTTCCATACCGTAGCATTCCAAATCTAGGCTCATATCTTCGGCCATTATCCATATAATATTAGGCCTCTTAATCTCTTTTTGAGCTATTGCCGAAACTGTCAATAATGATACTACAGCAAGAGTAAGTGTTTTTTTAAAATTTATCATTTTTTGATTTATTTTTTATTGTAAGCAGGAACCGCCTTTTTCTCCCATTTTGCTATATCTTTTTTCAATCTAGCAGCTTGTCTTAATTCAATATCAATTAAATCATGTTGTTCTGCTTGATCCTTTTTGATATTGAACAAATGAAATAGCCCGCTGTGGTATTTAATCAATTTCCAATCTCCTGCAATAACGGCAGCATATTGATCCTCATAACTACGGAAAAAATACAAACTTCTATCTTCTTTAAATTTTTCTCCTTTAACAATTGGCAACAAACTTTTACCATTAACTTGTTTGTCTTTGCAAACTTTTCCTCCTGCAATATCAACCAAAGTAGGAAAAACATCTATTGTCTGAATTGGAATTGCAGTACTCGTATTGGCTTTTGTAACTCCTGGGTAATACATTATAAACGGTACTCTTGCTCCACCTTCACCCAAGGTATTTCCACCTGTTTTACCTCCGCTCAAAGGAGCATTGCTAAAAAAACCACCTTGATCTGATGTAAAAAGAATTACTGTATTGTCTGCAATACCTTTTTCGATCAATGCCTTTCTAACCCTTCCTACCGATTCATCAACTGCTGAAATCATTGCAGCATATTCGGCATCTTTTCCTTTTAAACCTTCTTTTTTGTATTGTTCTACCCAGTCTTTTCTACCAATTTGTGGTCCATGTACATCATAATGAAAATAGGACAACATAAATGGTTTGTCTTTTTTATAGTTCGAAATAAAATCTACCGCTTTGTCTGCCAAAACCGTTTCCAAGTACAAATCACTTTTATCAAAACTTGCCAAAGGGTTTACATCTTTAAAAAATGGTGGGTAGTACCCTTTTGGATGTCCGTAATTACAAACGCCATAATCTTCATCAAATCCTTGCTTAGATGGATAATAACGAGCATCACCCAAATGCCATTTCCCTAAGAAAAAGTTGTAGTATCCTAATTCTTTCAATCGTTCAGCATAAGTGATTTCATCCAAAGGCAACATATTAATCGATGGCATTTGCACAGGATCATTTGGCCATAAACTAAAGTTGTTTATTGAATTACTCTTATCGTCAAAATCAATTCCGTTACCGTCATCAATATGTCTCACCATTTGAAAACGAACAGGTTCTCTACCTGTTAAAATTGAAGCTCTACTTGGACTACAAGTTGGCGTAGCAATATAAGCACGGCTAAACTCCATTCCGTCTTTTTTCAATTGATCGATGTTTGGTGTATGGAATTTTGCATTACGATACCCCAGATCGGCCCATCCTAAATCATCCACAAAAAAAAGTACAACATTTGGCTTTTTTTGTCCAAAACTGGTTTGTAGTGCCATTAAAATTACTAAGGCTACGATTGATTTTTTCATTATACTATATCTTAATTTAAACTAATTGTAATTATTGTAAATTTAGTAACGCTTCCGCAAAAGCTGTACCTAATCGATACTGTCCTTCGGCATTGTAATGCACATTATCCGAGTGTTTAGGGTAATCATTATAGGGTGCATCGGCAGTAGTTTTGATTGTCTTTACTTTCGATACTATTTCTGAAACTTTCCACTCTGCTGCTCTTACCGTTGCAGGTCCTGCAGAGAAGTCTCCGTAATGTGAATTAATTTGTCCCAGCACAAAAGGCATGTCTTTTACATTCAAATCAGCACGAACACGTTTGATAAGATTGACCAAATTAGCCTCATAGCTCAAAGCCGAAACTTCTTTGGCTGCATCATTTTCTCCTTGCATCCACCCCATTCCAATAATTTTATACACTTTACCTTCTCCTTCGATTCTTTTTATATTTTCCTTGACATCATCAATAAAACTAGCGTACAATTTCAACTCTCTTTTAAAACCTTCTGCTTCAACTTGAGCTGCTTTTTCGGCAGTCCAATCAGGATTCCAGGCGCCATACAAAGCAGTTCCACCCTGAGCCGTTTTGATTAGCAAAAACTTGTCTTTTGGAAATTTTTCTGCTAATACAATTCCAATCAATAATTCTGGTCCAAAAGCCTCTTCGAAACCATATTTATTTTTATGGCCTTTGGACAAATAAAAAGATAATGGTGTTGGTGCTTTTCCGGAATTACTTATTTGAACTCTATCTACAACCTTAGCCAAACGTTCTTTTACTGATGCATCCAAAGAAGTATAGTCTCCGGCACCAGCCATATTTGACTGACCTGCTAGCAAAACTATATTTACGGTCTTCTTATTTGTTTGCGCAAATGCATTTCCATAACTCAAAATAAAAACAAGAAACGCTACCAGTTTGAATGTACTCTTCATCTTCTTACTTTTTATCCATCATATCCATATCGATATCTTCTGGATTAATTCTAGATTTCTTGTACGGTTTGCCACTCATATAATTGTTATATAAATTTTGAACACCTTCTCCAAAATAAGGGTAATGATCAAACACATCACCATTACCAAGGATTCTAGGGTCATTTTCTTTAATTAATTTTTTCGTCAACTTTTTATTCATATTCGCCATCAATTTCGAATATTTTTCTTCTGAAGCTAAATTAGTAACGCAATAAGGATCTTTTTTTATGTCGTATAATTCATTTTCACCACGCTTACCAAAGTTTAATTCCCAGTATTTCATAATTCCTTCTTTTCGTCTAGAATCTAAAACTGCTGTTTTTGTTGGACTCGAATCACAGTTCAAATACCCTAATTCAGGATTCCCAACTGGCCATCTGTCAATTTTAAAATTGTGTAAGTATAAAAATCCGTCTTTGATAATTCCGCGCACAGGATACCCTTCATCATTTGGTCTTCCAACATCATGACGTTCTTTACCTACCAATTGATAGTCGCGATCTTTACAAACAGTACCAGACTTTTTTGAATATAAAATATCTGTTAGACTTCTTCCTGATAGTTTTTCCATTCCAGACTTTTTTTCTGAGATCCCAGCTAACTCTAAATACGTTGGAGCAAAATCAATAAAGCTCACTAGATCATCTACAACACGACCTGGATTTTTAATCCCGTTTGGCCACATGATCGCTAGTGGCATGTGGTTTGAATATTCGTAAACTTGCCCTTTAACACGAGGAAAAGGCATTCCGTTATCTGAAGTCACGATTACAATTGTATTTTCAAGTTCGCCAATTTCTGCCAACTTATTCAACATATTTTGTAGGTGTTTATCAAAATACTCTACCTCAAATGCGTAGTCCAGCATATCATTTCGTACATCTTCATTATCCGGCCAGAAAGTTGGAACCTCATTGATTTCGTCAATTGTTTTTCCTCCTACTTTGGCACCAGAACGAAATTCATA encodes the following:
- a CDS encoding sulfatase family protein — translated: MINFKKTLTLAVVSLLTVSAIAQKEIKRPNIIWIMAEDMSLDLECYGMEAVKTPNLNKMAAEGIRYDNCFVTNPICSPSRSAMMVGTHQLKINAQHHRSNREVPLDSKFKPFTALLRDAGYTTILGNQSVMGLGRKTDVNFKSEQIGPWDGKTQFGLFDKYDTIVNDDKPFFAQIQLVASHRGDWWNEVRAKSKHPVDPAKVKLPSYLADDPAIRLDWAKYLDQIEFLDNEVGMIFKELEDKGLADNTIVIFIGDNGRCNIKGKGYLEDPGLHIPFIMHYPKNYAGPHVSKEIVSAVDITATILDLAGVKVPSFMTGKSILKKGFKNDYVYAARDLWDEILEKSRAITSDKWKYIRNDKPEIPYDAHQAYLEFYRPAIHVMRRLNEEGKLNEAQKLFFAPKKPVEELYNLEKDPEELHNLAMDTKYSSILTKLRKKTLRFDKKMKPVSDVYEPEIADAVQVLEWVKKEKPEQYQQMLDGVEIGFHKMGQEYKAANKKNKQTKKSDE
- a CDS encoding glycoside hydrolase family 2 TIM barrel-domain containing protein encodes the protein MNKFKNLMFTCAVLLSSIITGQKSPSVKLNFNHDWKFSKINAATSSDEALSKTEFDDSKWLEVSLPHTANIEPLVVNDQWQGICWYRKEFEIASANKNKKVFIELEGAMNRAQVWINGKLAADHLGGYMPVVIDATDFVKIGQSNTIAVKLDNTDNPVSGPKPLKILDFNMYGGLYRDAWISYKDRIYISNPMLANKKAGGGVFVTFPKVATDESEVAIKTDIVNETSTSQDIECVQTIYLKGKKVAENKTISNGLAATKSVELNALIRINNAKLWSPTDPNLYQLETKVVVDGKLKDLEMTTFGIRSLQFKDNQLYVNGEKMFLRGVNRHQEYPFIGYALSDNAQYRDAKKIKEAGFNCIRLSHYPQSPAFLAACDELGIFVVDAILGWQYYADTDAFRNFCYNAATDLIRRDRNHPSVVSWEVSLNETKMPIFFMEELNKRVHEEYPGSQAFSSGWMPEVYDIYFQSRQHRIIHGNENHADKPYFVSEYGDWEYYSSNGGLNQDKMPKGLRLEKSSRHLRAEGEKALVQQAYNLQESHNDNLATGVMGDGYWVMYDYNRGYHDEIESSGIMDIFRLPKFGYDFYASQKSPKEVVVLKIASYWNADSNLDVKVFSNCDQVELFLNGKSVASQKPDVDKNTTKISHAPFTFKIPSFQAGELKAVGYIDGKEVKKVSVKTPEAPHKLKIWFDESGKKPQSNVNDVIFVYIAAVDKNGTVVPAFDKKIDFSIKGDAEVMNVGPITAEAGIATALVRIGTKRGKITFQAASSTLKGSSCLKPAK
- a CDS encoding sulfatase, translating into MKKSIVALVILMALQTSFGQKKPNVVLFFVDDLGWADLGYRNAKFHTPNIDQLKKDGMEFSRAYIATPTCSPSRASILTGREPVRFQMVRHIDDGNGIDFDDKSNSINNFSLWPNDPVQMPSINMLPLDEITYAERLKELGYYNFFLGKWHLGDARYYPSKQGFDEDYGVCNYGHPKGYYPPFFKDVNPLASFDKSDLYLETVLADKAVDFISNYKKDKPFMLSYFHYDVHGPQIGRKDWVEQYKKEGLKGKDAEYAAMISAVDESVGRVRKALIEKGIADNTVILFTSDQGGFFSNAPLSGGKTGGNTLGEGGARVPFIMYYPGVTKANTSTAIPIQTIDVFPTLVDIAGGKVCKDKQVNGKSLLPIVKGEKFKEDRSLYFFRSYEDQYAAVIAGDWKLIKYHSGLFHLFNIKKDQAEQHDLIDIELRQAARLKKDIAKWEKKAVPAYNKK
- a CDS encoding sialate O-acetylesterase; protein product: MKSTFKLVAFLVFILSYGNAFAQTNKKTVNIVLLAGQSNMAGAGDYTSLDASVKERLAKVVDRVQISNSGKAPTPLSFYLSKGHKNKYGFEEAFGPELLIGIVLAEKFPKDKFLLIKTAQGGTALYGAWNPDWTAEKAAQVEAEGFKRELKLYASFIDDVKENIKRIEGEGKVYKIIGMGWMQGENDAAKEVSALSYEANLVNLIKRVRADLNVKDMPFVLGQINSHYGDFSAGPATVRAAEWKVSEIVSKVKTIKTTADAPYNDYPKHSDNVHYNAEGQYRLGTAFAEALLNLQ
- a CDS encoding sulfatase family protein, which produces MKKLLLIAIGSLLGFGQITIAQEKKAKRPNILFAIADDAGWKHFSAYGCKWVKTPGFDQVAKKGILFNNAYTPNGKCAPSRACIITGRNSWQLEAAANHSPDFPTKFKTYAEVLGENGFFVGFTGKGWGPGNPGEINGKERELAGPEYNEFKLKPPTTGIANIDYTKNFDAFLKARPKGEPFCFWYGGKEPHRGYEFRSGAKVGGKTIDEINEVPTFWPDNEDVRNDMLDYAFEVEYFDKHLQNMLNKLAEIGELENTIVIVTSDNGMPFPRVKGQVYEYSNHMPLAIMWPNGIKNPGRVVDDLVSFIDFAPTYLELAGISEKKSGMEKLSGRSLTDILYSKKSGTVCKDRDYQLVGKERHDVGRPNDEGYPVRGIIKDGFLYLHNFKIDRWPVGNPELGYLNCDSSPTKTAVLDSRRKEGIMKYWELNFGKRGENELYDIKKDPYCVTNLASEEKYSKLMANMNKKLTKKLIKENDPRILGNGDVFDHYPYFGEGVQNLYNNYMSGKPYKKSRINPEDIDMDMMDKK